Proteins encoded within one genomic window of Balaenoptera musculus isolate JJ_BM4_2016_0621 chromosome 12, mBalMus1.pri.v3, whole genome shotgun sequence:
- the OGFRL1 gene encoding opioid growth factor receptor-like protein 1 isoform X2, with product MGNLLGGVGVREPTTVEDCDSTWQTDSEPEPEEPGPGGGEGPGREPAQPPEPPEPPERAGGRPRASPAPDRDAEAAGAEQGADSTEVSAKPKRSFYAARDLYKYRHQYPNFKDIRYQNDLSNLRFYKNKIPFKPDGVYIEEVLSKWKGDYEKLEYSHTYIQWLFPLREQGLNFYAKELTTYEIEEFKKTKEAIRRFLLAYKMMLEFFGIKLIDKTGNVARAVNWQERFQHLNESQHNYLRITRILKSLGELGYESFKSPLVKFILHEALVENTIPNIKQSALEYFVYTIRDRRERRRLLRFAQKHYTPSENFIWGPPRREQPEGSKAPKTPAPPTSGHPSQTSMHKKPKDSKNPSAAVRVNSKAAEDKKVAPREPGEETDWPSSEAGSEAARPGDPEREGDAENYSPQPEETIVHALEKKEGASPSEKDEEGENHNRDCESPGETGSHDDALLQ from the exons ATGGGCAACCTGCTCGGCGGGGTCGGCGTGCGCGAACCCACCACCGTGGAGGACTGCGACTCCACCTGGCAGACGGACTCGGAGCCCGAGCCCGAGGAACCGGGGCCGGGCGGCGGCGAGGGCCCGGGGCGGGAGCCCGCGCAGCCCCCGGAGCCCCCGGAGCCCCCGGAGCGAGCTGGCGGCCGGCCCCGCGCCAGCCCCGCGCCCGACCGGGACGCCGAGGCGGCGGGCGCCGAGCAG gggGCTGATTCCACTGAAGTATCTGCCAAACCAAAGAGAAGTTTTTATGCTGCGAGGGATTTGTACAAATACCGACACCAGTACCCA AACTTCAAAGATATCCGATATCAAAATGACTTGAGCAATCTTcgtttttataagaataaaattccatttaagcCTGATG GTGTTTACATTGAAGAAGTCCTCAGTAAGTGGAAAGGAGATTACGAGAAGCTGGAATACAGCCACACCTACATCCAATG GCTTTTCCCCCTGAGAGAACAAGGCTTGAACTTTTATGCTAAAGAACTAACTACGTATGAAATTGAG gaattcaagaaaacaaaagaagcaatTAGAAGATTCCTCTTGGCTTATAAAATGATGTTGGAATTTTTTGGAATAAAACTGATAGATAAAACTGGAAATGTTGCTCGGGCTGTTAACTGGCAGGAAAGGTTTCAGCACCTGAACGA GTCTCAGCACAACTATTTAAGGATCACTCGTATTCTGAAAAGCCTCGGCGAGCTTGGATATGAAAGTTTTAAATCTCCTCTTGTAAAATTTATTCTTCATGAGGCTCTTGTGGAAAATACCATTCCCAATATTAAACAGAGCGCACTGGAGTATTTCGTGTACACAATTAGAgacagaagggaaaggagaagactCCTGCGGTTCGCCCAGAAACATTACACGCCCTCGGAGAATTTTATCTGGGGACCACCCAGGAGGGAACAGCCTGAGGGCAGCAAAGCCCCGAagacccccgccccgcccacctcGGGGCATCCCAGCCAGACGTCTATGCACAAAAAACCCAAGGACTCCAAAAATCCCTCTGCAGCTGTGCGTGTAAATAGCAAAGCTGCCGAAGACAAAAAAGTGGCACCTAGGGAGCCGGGGGAAGAGACAGACTGGCCCAGCTCAGAGGCCGGCAGTGAGGCTGCCAGGCCaggagacccagagagagagggTGATGCCGAAAATTACAGTCCTCAACCAGAAGAGACAATTGTTCATGCCCTGGAGAAAAAGGAGGGTGCGTCTCCCTCTGAAAAAGATGAAGAGGGGGAAAACCATAACAGAGACTGTGAAAGTCCTGGAGAGACAGGTTCCCACGATGACGCACTATTACAGTGA
- the OGFRL1 gene encoding opioid growth factor receptor-like protein 1 isoform X1 — protein MGNLLGGVGVREPTTVEDCDSTWQTDSEPEPEEPGPGGGEGPGREPAQPPEPPEPPERAGGRPRASPAPDRDAEAAGAEQGADSTEVSAKPKRSFYAARDLYKYRHQYPQNFKDIRYQNDLSNLRFYKNKIPFKPDGVYIEEVLSKWKGDYEKLEYSHTYIQWLFPLREQGLNFYAKELTTYEIEEFKKTKEAIRRFLLAYKMMLEFFGIKLIDKTGNVARAVNWQERFQHLNESQHNYLRITRILKSLGELGYESFKSPLVKFILHEALVENTIPNIKQSALEYFVYTIRDRRERRRLLRFAQKHYTPSENFIWGPPRREQPEGSKAPKTPAPPTSGHPSQTSMHKKPKDSKNPSAAVRVNSKAAEDKKVAPREPGEETDWPSSEAGSEAARPGDPEREGDAENYSPQPEETIVHALEKKEGASPSEKDEEGENHNRDCESPGETGSHDDALLQ, from the exons ATGGGCAACCTGCTCGGCGGGGTCGGCGTGCGCGAACCCACCACCGTGGAGGACTGCGACTCCACCTGGCAGACGGACTCGGAGCCCGAGCCCGAGGAACCGGGGCCGGGCGGCGGCGAGGGCCCGGGGCGGGAGCCCGCGCAGCCCCCGGAGCCCCCGGAGCCCCCGGAGCGAGCTGGCGGCCGGCCCCGCGCCAGCCCCGCGCCCGACCGGGACGCCGAGGCGGCGGGCGCCGAGCAG gggGCTGATTCCACTGAAGTATCTGCCAAACCAAAGAGAAGTTTTTATGCTGCGAGGGATTTGTACAAATACCGACACCAGTACCCA cagAACTTCAAAGATATCCGATATCAAAATGACTTGAGCAATCTTcgtttttataagaataaaattccatttaagcCTGATG GTGTTTACATTGAAGAAGTCCTCAGTAAGTGGAAAGGAGATTACGAGAAGCTGGAATACAGCCACACCTACATCCAATG GCTTTTCCCCCTGAGAGAACAAGGCTTGAACTTTTATGCTAAAGAACTAACTACGTATGAAATTGAG gaattcaagaaaacaaaagaagcaatTAGAAGATTCCTCTTGGCTTATAAAATGATGTTGGAATTTTTTGGAATAAAACTGATAGATAAAACTGGAAATGTTGCTCGGGCTGTTAACTGGCAGGAAAGGTTTCAGCACCTGAACGA GTCTCAGCACAACTATTTAAGGATCACTCGTATTCTGAAAAGCCTCGGCGAGCTTGGATATGAAAGTTTTAAATCTCCTCTTGTAAAATTTATTCTTCATGAGGCTCTTGTGGAAAATACCATTCCCAATATTAAACAGAGCGCACTGGAGTATTTCGTGTACACAATTAGAgacagaagggaaaggagaagactCCTGCGGTTCGCCCAGAAACATTACACGCCCTCGGAGAATTTTATCTGGGGACCACCCAGGAGGGAACAGCCTGAGGGCAGCAAAGCCCCGAagacccccgccccgcccacctcGGGGCATCCCAGCCAGACGTCTATGCACAAAAAACCCAAGGACTCCAAAAATCCCTCTGCAGCTGTGCGTGTAAATAGCAAAGCTGCCGAAGACAAAAAAGTGGCACCTAGGGAGCCGGGGGAAGAGACAGACTGGCCCAGCTCAGAGGCCGGCAGTGAGGCTGCCAGGCCaggagacccagagagagagggTGATGCCGAAAATTACAGTCCTCAACCAGAAGAGACAATTGTTCATGCCCTGGAGAAAAAGGAGGGTGCGTCTCCCTCTGAAAAAGATGAAGAGGGGGAAAACCATAACAGAGACTGTGAAAGTCCTGGAGAGACAGGTTCCCACGATGACGCACTATTACAGTGA